The following are encoded in a window of Dysidea avara chromosome 4, odDysAvar1.4, whole genome shotgun sequence genomic DNA:
- the LOC136252383 gene encoding uncharacterized protein translates to MFAFIQLPQRPKLPSITSSDEEDEATHGHVPVESRSTEKLYSSLPRRKSSVDVVLSGSDDSDSHEAYLSPPSTKKTKIENPRNSLRRQHPAPATDNQALLDVLKNQQSMIKSLQQQIKLITSNATMVSTGSPTCQSPRETIANLTDSDLDSGNSSFAGSHITGDDDVSDFYRTSTPTNKVMKRTSEHSLSTPKEVQDETVKMKPAMVELVKGYGVMLTRRQLDEVCAASTAGPTKMMRALLSVFFKEEVLARSSCYGTTKAGANNKGNQPLDGDIVAACIKFVQDKYTNTERAVGKAVLVETINDKCAQVRRKLKNKI, encoded by the exons ATGTTTGCTTTTATACAACTACCACAGCGACCAAAGCTACCAAGCATCACCAGTAGTGACGAAGAAGATGAGGCCACCCATGGCCATGTACCTGTAGAGAGTCGTTCTACCGAAAAATTATATTCTTCTCTTCCGCGAAGAAAATCGAGTGTTGATGTCGTATTAAGTGGCAGTGATGACAGTGATAGTCATGAGGCTTATTTAAGTCCTCCTTCAACAAAGAAAACTAAAATT GAAAATCCGAGGAACTCGCTGAGGAGACAACACCCTGCACCTGCAACGGATAATCAAGCACTGTTAGATGTATTGAAGAACCAACAGTCGATGATCAAGTCTTTACAACAGCAGATCAAGCTAATCACAT CAAACGCCACAATGGTTTCAACGGGTTCTCCTACATGCCAAAGTCCAAGGGAGACCATTGCTAATCTCACAGATTCTGACTTAGATTCTGGGAACAGCAGTTTTGCTGGATCACAT ATTACTGGTGATGATGATGTATCAGATTTTTATAGAACTAGCACACCCACCAATAAG GTAATGAAAAGAACAAGTGAGCACAGCTTATCAACACCGAAG GAAGTTCAGGATGAAACAGTAAAG ATGAAACCAGCGATGGTAGAGTTGGTGAAGGGGTATGGAGTCATGCTCACTAGACGACAACTGGATGAAGTGTGTGCTGCATCAACTGCCGGCCCTACGAAGATGATGCGGGCCTTGCTCAGTGTTTTCTTTAAGGAAGAAGTACTGGCTCGCTCCAGCTGTTACGGAACCACCAAAGCTGGAGCAAATAACAAAGGCAATCAGCCTCTTGATGGGGATATTGTTGCAGCCTGCATAA AATTTGTTCaggacaagtacacaaataccGAAAGAGCAGTTGGTAAAGCGGTATTGGTGGAGACCATTAATGATAAATGTGCACAAGTGCGCAGAAAACTCAAAAACAAAATCTAA